A segment of the Methylomonas paludis genome:
ATCATGTGTATTGAGTTCAAGATCGACCCGTTGCGCGGGTGCCAGTGCGTAAACATCCCTGGTTACCTGCGCCACAGGATTTTGCTCAACACCATCGTAATGGGTCTCGGTTGCCTTGTGGCCGTGGATGTGTAGCGCCATGCTCTCACTATGACCATTCAGAACTCTTAGTTTGATCCTTTCGTCTTTATCCACCACGATCAGGGATTCCCTTAAGGTGTAGGGAAAGGCCCGACCATTGAGGACAAAATAATCATCGCTGGCTTCGGTAATGTCATATTCCTGATTCATGGCTTGCGCAATCAGTCGCGGATCATTGGCTGACTGGGGAATTTCGTGTAATTCTTTGTCAAAAGACTGAAAATGCAGATCATATTCCCGTGCGTATTTCTCTAACACGGCCACAGAGGGATGGCGCACCTGACCGTCGCCGATATTAAAGGTTTGCACCCAATTATTGGGCCGGTTTTCTTCAATGACAAACAGACCGGCCATACCCATGGCAATATGGGTATGCGACTGCACATGGCAATGGTAATACATGGTGCCGGGTTGCCGGGAATTGATCACATAGGTTTTGCTTTGTCCGGGCATAATATCCATGCCGCTGGTTTGCCCCACCCCATCATTACCTTCCCCGCTTCTATCCTTGAAGGGATGATCAACACCGTGTAAATGTATGGCATGTGGAAAATAATGAGTATTTTCCAGCTCCAGCCAGACAGTATCGCCTTGTTCAATGCGTATGGTCGGCGACGGCAAACGTAATAGTGCATTGGCTTCCGGGCTGCCAAAGCCTTTGGTGGACATGTCACGCATTTTCGGCACGAAAACCCAGAAAGCCGGTTGTATCCCCGGGGCGATATCAAAGGTTGTAACATTTTCCGGGGTATCTGGAGAATGGCCGTTGATTTCCATGATTTCCAGTTTAATAACGATGCGATCCGGATCACCATCGCCATCCATATCATCGCTCATGGTGACGGCATCCGGCGCCAGATTGGTCGCCATCAGGGTTTCCATGGAGATATTGTTAGTACCCTTGACAAAGGCCGCTATGTCGGCCGGATTATCAGGGTTACAGAGTCGAGACTCCTGATAGTTGACACCATCCAAATTACCCGCTTCCCGCCATTCCGGCGGCGAACCGCTGTTACAGAAAGGCTCGGATTGGCCTATTCCGACTTTTTTGGCTGGTGGTAAAGGCGTAACAGCCTGCACCGTACTTGCAACTAATATCAGCAAGCCGGAGCAGAGCAACTGTAGTTGGGCAGAGTTAAGGCTATATGAATTTTGTTCCGCACCACATTGCAAGTCCCACATAATAATCACCTCGTTTAATGCTAGTTACGACGGTGACTACTTTAGGTGTTTGGCAACTTTGAATACAGATTCAGAAATTTGTATTTTTCCAATAACAGATTGACTATCTTATGATCTGTACTGAGGATTTATCGGGAAAACTGTTATGGTGTTGGCGCCGGGACAGGCACATGCTGATGGCAAAATGCCCCCCCCCAATTATGGCTGGGTCATTACGCCGCCAACCAGCGCCGGCGTAAACTATCGCGATGGATATATAGCCACTGGATGGCAACAATGGGAATACCCGATTCGATGCTGCCGTCTTCCAGCATCTGAAACACCTGCTCGGCTTTCACTGCCCTAACCAAAATATCCTCGCCTTCTTCGGCCAGTCCATGCACACCGCCGATGCGGCTGCAGTCCACTCTACCGCAGAACAAAGTGATACGCTCCGAGGAGCCGCCAGGTGTGGTGTAAAACTGCATAATTTCAAACAAATCGACTATTTCGCAACCGGCTTCTTCCTGAGCTTCGCGGTAGGCCACGTTTATGGCGGTTTCACCTACTTCAATAGCTCCGGCAACAATTTCCAACAACCATGCCCGCTGCGGATCAGCGATAGCTCCCACCCGAAATTGTTCCAAAATAACGACTTCATCTCGCTCAGGATCGTAAAGCAATACTGCCACACAGTTGTTGCGGCGAAATAATTCCCGGCTAATATCGGCACTCCAGCCGCCATTAAACAATGTGTGTTTCAATTTGTATCGTTCCAGGCTGAAAAAACCCTGGTAAACCGTTTCGTGTTGCAGGACTTCAAACTGTTTGGCTGTCATGGTCGATAATCCACCTTGTAAACAGCACCAAGCTTGTCGTCACTGATCAACACACTGCCATCGGGCAATTGCAAAATATCGACCGGACGACCCAATACTTCGCCGTCCGGCTTCAGCCAGCCGCTGATGAAAACTTGTTCGGCATAAGGCAGGCTGTTTTTAAAGCGCACCAACGCTACTTGATAGCCTTGCGGGTCGCTCCGATTCCAGGAGCCGTGTTGCGCCACCAGTAACTGGTTACGATAAATTTCCGGGAATTGGCTACCAGTGTAAAAACGCATACCCAGCGGAGCAATATGGGCAGTATATTTCCAGACGGGAGCGGTATAGTCCGTACAGTGTTTTTGCACACCAAATTCGGGATCAGAGATGCTGCCAGCATGACAATAGGGGTAACCGAAATGCTGGCCGGTTTCCGTCCAATGGTTCAATTCCTCTGGCGGCAGATTGTCACCCAGGTAATCCCGGCCATTGTCATGAAAGAATAATTGATGAGTTTTGGGTTGCCAGTCAAAACCGACACTGTTGCGAATACCACGCGCCAGAATTTCCAGATGGCTGCCATCGGCATTCATGCGCAGCAGAGAGCCGAAGATCGGGTTTTCGGGATTACAAATATTGCAGGGTACACCCACAGCAGTGTAGAGTTTGCCGTCCGGACCAAAACGCAGATATTTCCAGCCATGATGTTTATCACTGGGAAAT
Coding sequences within it:
- a CDS encoding multicopper oxidase domain-containing protein, whose product is MWDLQCGAEQNSYSLNSAQLQLLCSGLLILVASTVQAVTPLPPAKKVGIGQSEPFCNSGSPPEWREAGNLDGVNYQESRLCNPDNPADIAAFVKGTNNISMETLMATNLAPDAVTMSDDMDGDGDPDRIVIKLEIMEINGHSPDTPENVTTFDIAPGIQPAFWVFVPKMRDMSTKGFGSPEANALLRLPSPTIRIEQGDTVWLELENTHYFPHAIHLHGVDHPFKDRSGEGNDGVGQTSGMDIMPGQSKTYVINSRQPGTMYYHCHVQSHTHIAMGMAGLFVIEENRPNNWVQTFNIGDGQVRHPSVAVLEKYAREYDLHFQSFDKELHEIPQSANDPRLIAQAMNQEYDITEASDDYFVLNGRAFPYTLRESLIVVDKDERIKLRVLNGHSESMALHIHGHKATETHYDGVEQNPVAQVTRDVYALAPAQRVDLELNTHDDGLHSYGSGLWLFHDHVETAFTTNGIGDGGNISMVAYREYLDPQGMPKTLGMDLTPFFTKEYWARQYPVWQDWDQGSFNQPESMPSNQLKAAQPQTAGGFSLGLILGSLVYLGIMQRNRVIAMLTSLKSHF
- a CDS encoding NUDIX domain-containing protein; the protein is MTAKQFEVLQHETVYQGFFSLERYKLKHTLFNGGWSADISRELFRRNNCVAVLLYDPERDEVVILEQFRVGAIADPQRAWLLEIVAGAIEVGETAINVAYREAQEEAGCEIVDLFEIMQFYTTPGGSSERITLFCGRVDCSRIGGVHGLAEEGEDILVRAVKAEQVFQMLEDGSIESGIPIVAIQWLYIHRDSLRRRWLAA
- a CDS encoding PQQ-dependent sugar dehydrogenase — translated: MKVIKLLTCLLLAGFSCQAFAVSAPSQAVLQQLKLPPGFHISIFADKLPTARSLALGDNGVIYLGSRNGQVYALQDQDGDGYAEQRHLLADHLNMPNGVAYQDGALYVVEVQRIIRFDAISTQLAHPPEPVVVYDKFPSDKHHGWKYLRFGPDGKLYTAVGVPCNICNPENPIFGSLLRMNADGSHLEILARGIRNSVGFDWQPKTHQLFFHDNGRDYLGDNLPPEELNHWTETGQHFGYPYCHAGSISDPEFGVQKHCTDYTAPVWKYTAHIAPLGMRFYTGSQFPEIYRNQLLVAQHGSWNRSDPQGYQVALVRFKNSLPYAEQVFISGWLKPDGEVLGRPVDILQLPDGSVLISDDKLGAVYKVDYRP